In a single window of the Desulfovibrio mangrovi genome:
- a CDS encoding cupin domain-containing protein has translation MKTVYADIPAYVTKDGSIIRELMHPAVHGSRNQSLAEAEVPVGAVTLLHVHHETEELYHVTAGTGRMTLGEGSYEVGVGDTVLIAPGTAHCIANAGSVPLRILCCCSPAYSHSDTELVVEADVDPS, from the coding sequence ATGAAAACAGTCTATGCCGACATTCCCGCCTATGTGACCAAGGATGGCTCCATCATTCGTGAACTGATGCATCCCGCAGTGCACGGCAGCAGGAATCAGTCGCTGGCGGAGGCGGAAGTGCCCGTGGGGGCCGTTACCCTTCTGCATGTGCACCATGAAACCGAAGAGTTGTATCATGTGACTGCCGGAACGGGCCGCATGACGCTCGGCGAAGGTAGCTATGAGGTCGGGGTTGGTGACACCGTGTTGATAGCGCCGGGCACGGCGCATTGCATAGCCAATGCGGGCAGCGTGCCTTTGCGCATTCTTTGCTGTTGCTCACCGGCGTATTCGCATTCGGATACGGAGTTGGTTGTAGAGGCAGACGTCGATCCTTCATAA